CAGTGACCGAGATCACTGCCGACAATACGCGCCTGACGCCGCGACCGAAGATCCCCGCGGTAAACACCTCCGGCGTGTCCATGCCGGTGTCGAGCACCACGCGCAAGCTGGGTGCTGCCGCGGCCAGCGGTGCTGCGAGCGCACTGACCGACAGCTTCAAGCCCAACAGTGTCGATCTGCGCTTCGAGGAATTGCAGCGACTTACCCAGAGCGAGAAAGGGCGTCCGGCACGGGTACAGGAATACCTGGCGGCGATCACCAAGGTGCAGGAGTACCTGACCGAGATCGACAGTGCGCCGGACGCCGGCGAAGCGGCGTTCAACAGCGCCAAGGCGCGATTTGCCGGCGGTGGCGGTGATGCCATCAAGCAACTGCGCATCAAGGCCGCCAATGCGCCGGCCCCTTTCAATCGCTGGCTCAACAACATTGCCGATAGCACCTGGGCACTGGTGATGGGCAGCGCCAAACAGTATGCCGATCGCATCTGGCGCGAGCAGGTCTACAGCAGCTACAACCGCAGTCTGGCCAACCGTTATCCGCTGCGCGACGACCGCGATCAGGAAGTTCCGATCATGGAGTTCAACAAATTCTTCAAACCCGGCGGCACCGAGCAGAAGTTTGTCAGTGAATACCTGCAGCCATTCGTGGATACGCGCAACTGGCGCGTTAAATCGCTCGAGGGGCAGAGTCTCGGCCTGTCGAGCAGTACGCTGGCGCAGCTGCGCCGCGCCGAGCGAATTCGCAACACCTTCTTCGGCGCTGGCGAACAGGCCGGCTATTCTTTCCGCATCGAGCCTACCAAGCTGGATTCTGGCGTGCGCCTGTTTGAGCTGGAAGTGGGCGATCAGCGGGTACCCTATTCGCACGGTCCGCGCACACCCAAGAAACTGACCTGGCGCGGCGGCGAGAGCAATCGGGTGCGGATCATTTTCGAGGATCTGAATGAGACGGTACACCGGCGCCACTTCGAAGGTGACTGGGCCTGGTACCGGCTGCTGGAAAATTCCGAACTGCAGCGCGGCCGCAGCAGTACCGAATATCTGGTGGCGTTCAAGGAGGAGGGGCGCCGCGCCGAATTCCGCCTGTCCGCCGCCGGCGCCAACAATCCGTTCGATCAAGAATTGCTGGCTCGCTATCGCTGCCCGCAGACGCTCTAGTGGACTGCTGCAAAATGCCTTCCATGACATTTTCCAAGCCGGGTGTGCGGCATATGGCCGCAAACCCGCCACGACAAATCAGGCATACGCGTGTTCGATTTGCGGCCCGGCCCTGTCTGAACGGCTCAGCAGGCCGCCAGGGCTTGGCGGGAGGAATTGGCGATGACAAATAACGGCGGCGTCTTCGGCAAACTGCCCGGTCACGGTGACTTCGTCCAGCGCGAGCTGCCGGGCAGTTTTGTCACCCCCTGGGATGAATGGCTGCAGCGTGCGGTGTTTGGCTCCCGCGAGCTGGTGGGGGAGGCCTGGCTTGACTACTACCTGACGAGTCCGATCTGGCGCTTTGCGCTGTCGCCGGGCGTCGTCGATCAGCAGGGCTGGGCTGGCGTGCTGGTACCCAGCGTGGACAGCGTGGGGCGTTATTTCCCGCTCACTTTGGCCGCACCGGTAGCGCCACAGAGTAATCCGTTTGCCTTGCAGCGCAATGCCACAAACTGGTTCCAATCGCTGTCTGACCTGGCGATCGAAGCCCTGCAGGAAGCCCTTCAGGCTGACCATCTACAGCAGCGCTTCCCTGCGCTGGTGGAGAGCGGCGTGTGCAATGAAGTGATGATGGTCTCCGGTGCCCACATCGCTACCGGCGATAGCGGTGGTATCGACACCAGTTATCCGAGCCTGCTGCACAGTCTCTACCAGCGGCAGTGTGCGAGTTTCAGCCTCTGGTGGTGTGCCGGTTCCCAGCACCTGCCGCCGAGTACGCTGCTGAGCCCGGCGCTGCCGGAACCGACGCTCTACTGCTCCATGTTGGGGGCGCCCAGCAATCAATGGTGAATCGGATGCGGCGCAGAGCCGAGGCTGGCGTTTTCGCACTTTAGCCCACTGCGAGCACATTATGTTCTGCTTGCTGATCCCTGCAGGTGTTGAGCAAGAAACTTTTGCCGACTGGTGTGGAGGGCAATGCGCTGTAATCCGCTGTCATTGAACTGTATTGCGATTTTCGGATAGGTTTCGTCACCGACGCGTCAATTGGTACAGATATATGAGGTGCACTCGTGCATCGGCTGCGAATACGATGATGCAGGAATGAGAAGTAAATTTGGTACGCTGGAAAATTCATAGCATTAAATTGGTACTCGGGTGCGTTTTAAAAATGGTTAGTGTTCAGCGCTAAATAACAGCGGTAGAATCGGGCAGAGCTGAAATGCATTGTGGAGTTAATTGAAAAATTTTGAATATACTGGGGAGGCTGCGGTTTTCTGTCTTGGGTTCATGGGGGTGTTGTTAGCGCCTTGTGGAAAAGTCCATGGATTTATTTACAGACAGTGATCAGTGACTCCTCGGAAGTAATAAAGAGAGACTAAAGCCGCTATAGGGAAGTGATCTGGCCGTGCGTCCGGATCGTTGGCGGAGCATGCAACTTGCGGATCAAGGGAATGAATTTTCTGGTTGTCTTTACCGGCGAGCTGCGCGATGGCTTTGATAGACGTCAGAGCATCGCGTTGTTGGCGCAGCAATTTTCACTCGATTTTGAACAGGTCAAGCGACTGCTGTCTGGCCGGCGACCGGTGGTTAAATCTGCCCCAAAGCGCAATCAGGCCGAGCGTGTCATCCGCGCATTGTGGCGCAGTGGCTGGCATGCTGAAGTGCGTCACGGGGAACGCACCATTTATCGTACGACTGAAAAAGCACCGATAACCGAAGCGGTTACCGCCCGCGCTGACACGGGTACCAGGCGGCTGGCTGATGGTGGTGTTGCTGTCGAGGCCCCCAAATCCTGGCAGCTGTGCGAGGGCCTGAACGTCCACGCCGTATTGCAGGCGGGCTGTCCGCAAAAAGATCACTACCTGGTGGTTTTGCGACAGTCGCGCCAGGAGCTTCCCCAGACGCTCAGTCTGCAGGATTACTGCAGGGCGCAGCTGCAGCAATGTGTGGATACGGTGGCAGTGGGTGAGCTGCTGCGTCAGCCGGTAGAAATCGCACATACTCTGGAACGCGCATTTTGCGGTGAGATGACCGCGCAACTCGATGGCGTAGATGTGCGCTATCTGATTGCCGGGATCGAGTGTGACAACTGGTTTTACAGCCTGTTTCTCTGGTGTGGCGCGCAGGAGTTTGCACACTTGCGCCCGCAGATGATGCAGCTGATCGCCAGCTTCCGGGCCGAAAATGCCCAGCCCGAATGGAACATGGAAGAATCCGAGCGTGCAACCAGTCTCCTGGAAGCGCCGTTCTGATTCACTACGGCCGGCGCCCGGGATAGGGGCGCGGCACAAGGATAAACCCAATAAAAAGGAATCTGCATGGCTTTCCCCTCAGCGATCAGTATCGACGAGCTTGCGGCCGCGATAGCTGCGGACCAGCCCACCGGCAGCGACATCCGCGAAGACCGCTCGCCAACTTCCGATTACTACACGATCAAGGATGCGCGTAACAGTGCGCGCGCCGCCGAGCGCTCGGCGATGTTCGACGACAGCGACGCGGATCTGCTGGCGCCGTGGCGCGACGTGGCAAAAACGGCAGAAAAAGTGCTGACCCAGCAGAGCAAAGACCTGGAAGTGGCAGCCTGGTATACCGAGGCGCTGATTCGCCTGCACGGCTTCACCGGGTTGCGCGACGGTTTTGCATTGATCGACCGCCTGGTGGAGGAACACTGGGAAGGTTTGTTCCCGGAGCCGGACGAAGATGGCCTCGAGACCAAGGTGGCGCCGCTGTCCGGCCTCAATGGCGACGGCGGCGACGGCACCCTGATGTTGCCGATCCGGAGTGCGGACATCACGCCGGAAGGTGACTACGGCGCTTTTTCTTTTTTCCAGCACCAGCAGGCGCGCGATGCCGACCGCATTGCCGACGACGACGCCAAGGCAGCGCGAGTCGAGACCCTCGGCTACAGCCTTGCGGATATCGAGCAGTGTGTAAACGCCGCCAGCGGTGAGTGGGTGAATAACCTGGTAGAAACACTGGAAGAGGCGATTGCGCACTACAAGAGTATCAACGAAGCGCTGCGCAGCAGCTGTGGCCACGATGCGCCACCGTTTACCAACATCAGCGCGTTGCTGGACGAAGTTCTGCGCACCGTGCGCTTTATTTACAAGGCACAACTGGATGCCCTCGCCGCGGCCGAGAACGCGGCAGCGCCGGCTGCAGCGGAGGCGGCATCGGATTCCGCGTCGCCA
This region of Microbulbifer sp. SAOS-129_SWC genomic DNA includes:
- the tagF gene encoding type VI secretion system-associated protein TagF, which encodes MTNNGGVFGKLPGHGDFVQRELPGSFVTPWDEWLQRAVFGSRELVGEAWLDYYLTSPIWRFALSPGVVDQQGWAGVLVPSVDSVGRYFPLTLAAPVAPQSNPFALQRNATNWFQSLSDLAIEALQEALQADHLQQRFPALVESGVCNEVMMVSGAHIATGDSGGIDTSYPSLLHSLYQRQCASFSLWWCAGSQHLPPSTLLSPALPEPTLYCSMLGAPSNQW
- the tssA gene encoding type VI secretion system protein TssA, which codes for MAFPSAISIDELAAAIAADQPTGSDIREDRSPTSDYYTIKDARNSARAAERSAMFDDSDADLLAPWRDVAKTAEKVLTQQSKDLEVAAWYTEALIRLHGFTGLRDGFALIDRLVEEHWEGLFPEPDEDGLETKVAPLSGLNGDGGDGTLMLPIRSADITPEGDYGAFSFFQHQQARDADRIADDDAKAARVETLGYSLADIEQCVNAASGEWVNNLVETLEEAIAHYKSINEALRSSCGHDAPPFTNISALLDEVLRTVRFIYKAQLDALAAAENAAAPAAAEAASDSASPSTAAVAAAPGLTVPAGAVASREAALKLLEEAAKYFRTYEPHTPLAPGLERLIAWGRMTVSELMTELLPDDQSRAMYSQLTGVKLDGSDTQRYVAPPAAASAPAAEPAAAASAPAAADSGWSEAPAAEPEPAW